One window from the genome of Sphingomicrobium arenosum encodes:
- the murC gene encoding UDP-N-acetylmuramate--L-alanine ligase, with the protein MKALGRDLGTIHFVGIGGIGMSGIAEVMHQLGYKVQGSDMKDGPVTQKLRDAGITVHIGHEPDNLGDAEVVVCSTAIRRTNPEVQAASEKRLPLVKRSEMLAELMRMQQTVAVAGTHGKTTTTSMVAALLDAGGIDPTVINGGIINRYGSNARLGSSDWMVVEADESDGSFLRLDGTIAIVTNIDPEHLDHYGDFDGVKAAFAQFVENVPFYGLAVMCIDHPEVQNVIGQVQDRRIRTYGFSTNADLRADNVRPELGGTCFDVAHTDRDGAVTTMSDIHVPIPGKHNVLNALGAIGAAMELGVTEEQIREGFKSFDGVKRRFSKVGEIGGATIIDDYAHHPVEIRAVLEAARDACPDSRVIAVVQPHRYSRLGDLMEEFQTAFNEADIVYVTPVYAAGEEPIEGVSSEVLAEGLRNRGVRMVRTVEDEADLALALRDVAAKGDVILCMGAGDITSWAARLADGIESARKNK; encoded by the coding sequence ATGAAGGCGCTCGGCAGGGATCTCGGCACCATTCACTTCGTGGGTATCGGCGGCATCGGCATGTCGGGCATCGCCGAGGTGATGCACCAATTGGGCTACAAGGTGCAGGGCAGCGACATGAAGGACGGGCCGGTCACGCAGAAGCTGCGCGATGCCGGCATCACCGTCCATATCGGCCATGAACCCGACAATCTCGGCGATGCCGAAGTCGTGGTCTGTTCGACCGCGATCCGGCGCACCAATCCCGAGGTACAGGCCGCGTCCGAAAAGCGCCTGCCGCTGGTCAAGCGCTCCGAGATGCTCGCCGAGCTGATGCGGATGCAGCAGACCGTCGCGGTGGCGGGCACGCACGGCAAGACGACGACGACCTCGATGGTCGCCGCGCTCCTGGATGCGGGCGGGATCGATCCAACCGTCATCAACGGCGGCATCATCAATCGCTATGGCTCCAACGCGCGCCTCGGCAGCAGCGACTGGATGGTGGTCGAGGCCGACGAGAGCGACGGCAGCTTCCTCCGATTGGACGGCACGATCGCGATCGTCACCAATATCGATCCCGAGCATCTCGACCATTATGGCGACTTCGACGGGGTGAAGGCGGCCTTCGCGCAATTCGTCGAGAACGTCCCTTTCTACGGCCTCGCGGTGATGTGCATCGACCATCCCGAGGTGCAGAATGTCATCGGGCAGGTGCAGGATCGGCGCATCCGCACCTATGGTTTTTCGACCAATGCCGACCTTCGTGCCGACAATGTCCGGCCCGAGCTGGGCGGCACCTGTTTCGACGTCGCGCACACCGACCGCGATGGGGCCGTGACGACGATGTCGGACATTCACGTTCCCATCCCCGGCAAGCATAATGTGCTGAACGCGCTTGGCGCGATCGGCGCGGCGATGGAGCTGGGCGTCACCGAGGAGCAGATCCGCGAGGGCTTCAAGAGCTTCGACGGCGTCAAGCGGCGCTTCTCCAAGGTCGGCGAAATCGGCGGCGCGACGATCATCGACGATTATGCGCATCACCCCGTGGAAATCCGCGCCGTGCTCGAGGCGGCGCGCGATGCCTGCCCCGACAGCCGCGTCATCGCGGTGGTCCAGCCGCACCGCTATTCGCGCCTCGGCGACCTGATGGAGGAATTCCAGACCGCCTTCAACGAGGCCGACATCGTCTATGTGACGCCGGTCTATGCGGCAGGCGAGGAGCCGATCGAGGGCGTGTCGTCCGAGGTGCTTGCCGAGGGTCTGCGCAATCGCGGGGTCCGCATGGTGCGCACCGTCGAGGACGAGGCCGACCTTGCCTTGGCGCTGCGCGACGTGGCGGCAAAGGGCGATGTCATCCTGTGCATGGGCGCGGGCGACATCACCAGTTGGGCGGCCCGCCTCGCCGACGGCATCGAAAGTGCGAGGAAGAACAAGTGA